The following coding sequences lie in one Drosophila sulfurigaster albostrigata strain 15112-1811.04 chromosome 2R, ASM2355843v2, whole genome shotgun sequence genomic window:
- the LOC133838167 gene encoding serine/threonine-protein kinase STK11: MTVTVTSTTHAMEAQVKATAGGGGGEQQHDVDLAADDEITVLLTNKNFHFDAPSEADEAFVELNGGGGGGGGGGKSADMDLEAAIGGAHYHEPVEHPQVTWLDDDEIDTLDRVTLDIGNMFFNRVDSQDIIYQQKKKNIKMVDKYVMGDVLGEGSYGKVKEAMNSENLCRLAVKILTKRKLRRIPNGEQNVTREIHLLKQLKHKNVVQLVDVLYNDEKQKMYLVMEYCIGGLQEMLDHAPDKKMPLYQAHTYFQQLVNGLEHLHSCRIIHKDIKPGNLLLTLDQTLKISDFGVAEQLDLFAPDDTCTTGQGSPAFQPPEIANGHETFAGFKVDIWSSGVTLYNLATGLYPFEGDNIYRLLENIGRSQWVAPDWLYELDAAFANLILGMLQADPSARLSLQQIRQDAWFLSAPAVTGPPIPIPPLKGDKYGRSSVLPYLEAYHYGNEQDQEDVYFTEHDVNQELARRAASAAAEIRKSAAANAACHLYEPSTSAEAAAEAGLANGSLEETRVKKKGSAIKRRAKKIVSCIKLSHCRTS; this comes from the exons ATGACTGTTACTGTGACCAGCACAACACATGCAATGGAGGCACAAGTTAAAGCAACAGCGGGCGGAGGCGGTGGTGAGCAGCAGCACGACGTCGACTTGGCTGCCGATGATGAAATTACAGTTttgttaacaaataaaaattttcacTTCGACGCCCCATCCGAAGCGGACGAGGCGTTCGTGGAGCTCAATGGCggtggaggcggcggcggaggCGGTGGCAAGAGCGCCGACATGGATCTGGAGGCTGCCATTGGTGGAGCACATTATCACGAGCCGGTGGAGCATCCGCAGGTCACCTGGCTGGATGACGATGAAATCGATACATTGGATCGCGTGACGTTGGACATTGGCAACATGTTCTTCAATCGCGTCGACAGCCAGGACATTATCTAtcaacagaagaagaaaaacatcAAGATGGTCGACAAATATGTGATGGGCGATGTGCTCGGCGAAGGTTCCTACGGCAAGGTGAAGGAGGCCATGAACTCGGAGAATCTTTGCCGGCTGGCCGTGAAAATTCTGACCAAACGCAAGCTGCGTCGCATTCCAAATGGAGAACAGAATGTGACGCGTGAGATTCACTTGCTGAAGCAGCTGAAGCACAAGAATGTGGTGCAGCTGGTCGATGTGCTCTACAACGATGAGAAGCAAAAGATGTACTTGGTCATGGAGTACTGCATTGGAGGCTTGCAGGAGATGCTCGATCATGCGCCCGACAAGAAGATGCCATTGTATCAGGCGCACACCTATTTCCAGCAGCTCGTCAACGGGCTGGAGCATTTGCACAGTTGTCGCATCATTCACAAGGACATCAAACCGGGCAATCTACTGCTGACCCTGGATCAGACGCTCAAGATATCCGATTTCGGTGTGGCCGAGCAGCTGGATCTGTTTGCGCCAGATGACACCTGCACCACGGGCCAAGGATCGCCGGCGTTTCAGCCACCTGAAATTGCCAATGGCCATGAAACGTTTGCCGGTTTCAAGGTGGACATCTGGAGCAGCGGCGTCACACT ATATAATCTGGCGACGGGTTTGTATCCTTTCGAGGGCGACAACATCTATCGACTGCTCGAGAACATCGGACGCAGTCAGTGGGTGGCACCCGACTGGCTTTATGAACTGGATGCCGCTTTTGCCAATCTAATACTGGGCATGCTCCAAGCAGATCCCAGTGCGAGGCTCTCACTACAGCAGATACGCCAAGATGC TTGGTTCCTGTCCGCTCCAGCGGTGACTGGCCCACCGATACCCATTCCTCCACTCAAGGGCGACAAATACGGACGTTCCTCAGTACTGCCTTACCTGGAAGCCTATCACTATGGTAACGAACAGGATCAGGAAGATGTCTACTTCACCGAACACGATGTCAATC AGGAGTTGGCGCGACGTGCAGCATCGGCGGCTGCAGAGATTCGCAAATCGGCTGCTGCCAATGCCGCGTGCCATTTGTATGAGCCATCGACAAGCGCTGAGGCTGCTGCGGAGGCTGGCTTGGCCAATGGCTCGCTGGAGGAGACGAGGGTGAAGAAAAAGGGTTCGGCGATTAAGAGACGCGCCAAGAAAATTGTATCCTGCATCAAATTGAGCCATTGCCGGACATCGTAG
- the LOC133838171 gene encoding 26S proteasome non-ATPase regulatory subunit 9 — MQVMATQITTKQRLERLMTAKKDLEAQISRNGEILAANDNVGMNGPLIDSEGYPRNDIDVYQVRQARQTIICLQNDHKELMNQIQDQLNKYHAEIATTDPELVNRASALELNEDNERGTGGAVLSSVDSRVLVIVNLVSPNSPAEAAGLHVGDRILRFGSINGNNFKDNLAQIGEVVRNMQNQNVQLKIKREEQILDLVLVPKTWTGRGLLGCNIVLPPEQMEH; from the exons ATGCAAGTCATGGCAACgcaaattacaacaaaacaGCGCCTGGAGCGGCTAATGACTGCTAAAAAAGATCTGGAAGCACAAATCAGTCGCAATGGCGAAATATTGGCAGCG AACGATAATGTGGGCATGAATGGCCCTCTGATTGACTCCGAGGGTTATCCTCGCAACGACATAGATGTTTACCAAGTGCGCCAAGCGCGTCAGACAATTATCTGCTTGCAAAACGATCACAAGGAACTCATGAATCAAATACAGGATCAGCTGAATAAATATCACGCTGAGATAGCCACCACAGACCCAGAGCTGGTGAATCGGGCCTCTGCCCTGGAACTGAATGAAGACAACGAAAGAGGAACTGGTGGAGCTGTTTTGAGTTCTGTGGATTCACGCGTTTTAGTTATTGTCAATCTAGTTAGTCCCAACTCGCCGGCAGAAGCAGCA GGTCTCCATGTGGGTGATAGAATACTGCGATTTGGCTCTATTAATGGCAACAACTTTAAGGACAATCTCGCTCAAATTGGTGAAGTAGTGCGTAATATGCAAAACCAAAATGTCCAGCTGAAGATTAAGCGGGAGGAGCAGATACTGGACTTGGTTCTAGTACCCAAGACATGGACAGGACGTGGCTTGTTGGGCTGTAATATTGTGTTGCCGCCAGAGCAAATGGAGCATTAG